In the Ipomoea triloba cultivar NCNSP0323 chromosome 6, ASM357664v1 genome, one interval contains:
- the LOC116021927 gene encoding uncharacterized protein LOC116021927 translates to MGLLSSCSSLALLPLNPSPHAFPKSSCSYLQTPLHIKSEIPPGFPTLKIRAAADGRDQISNTPLLVQEESKKKQPNQEVEESVGVLKNAAKTRKVPAKEILAAFSVIEKAKIDPSGFLETLGGTESPGRTWMLIFTAEKGLEQGKYFPITAVQRFDAAAKRIENGVYLGPFGNLTFEGRFSWNNRILAFIFERLRIKVGPLNPFEISLKGKDDREPTNKGKDPFFVWFYIDEEIAVARGRSGGTAFWVRCQRVNPY, encoded by the exons ATGGGGTTGCTCTCTTCCTGCTCCTCCTTGGCTTTGCTGCCACTCAATCCCTCCCCTCATGCCTTTCCCAAATCCTCCTGTTCTTATCTCCAAACCCCTTTGCATATAAAATCGGAAATTCCTCCTGGCTTCCCAACACTAAAGATCAGAGCCGCTGCTGATGGAAGGGACCAAATTTCCAACACCCCACTTCTTGTTCAAGAAGAATCAAAGAAGAAACAGCCCAACCAG GAAGTTGAGGAGAGTGTGGGAGTTCTTAAAAATGCAGCCAAAACAAGAAAGGTTCCAGCTAAAGAGATCCTGGCTGCATTTTCTGTGATTGAGAAGGCCAAGATTGATCCTTCGGGGTTTCTTGAAACTCTTGGTGGAACTGAATCACCAGGGCGAACCTGGATGCTCATTTTTACTGCAGAG aaaggattagaacaaggaaaATATTTCCCGATTACTGCTGTTCAGAGATTCGATGCAGCC GCAAAGAGGATTGAGAATGGAGTTTACCTGGGGCCTTTCGGAAACTTGACATTCGAAGGGAGGTTTTCGTGGAACAATAGAATCCTTGCATTCATATTTGAGAGGCTACGGATAAAAGTTGGACCATTGAACCCGTTCGAGATCAGTTTAAAAGGAAAAGATGACAGGGAGCCAACCAATAAGGGAAAGGATCCATTCTTTGTCTGGTTTTACATTGATGAGGAAATAGCTGTTGCTCGAGGCAGAAGTGGAGGAACAGCTTTCTGGGTCCGATGTCAACGTGTTAACCCTTACTGA